One Streptomyces sp. ML-6 genomic region harbors:
- a CDS encoding FAD binding domain-containing protein, with the protein MTTHAPQATQSVTLPASLDEAVAALGAMPAAVPVAGGTDLMAAVNKGLLRPSGLVGLGRISELRGWHYQDGHALLGAGLTHARMGRPDFAALIPALAAAARAAGPPQIRNAGTLGGNIATAAPTGDSLPVLAALEAELVVAGPGGARREIPVSHLLAGRAMLEPAELIGFVRVPLLHAPQVFLKATGRTGPGRATASVAIVLDPARRGVRCAVGAIAPMPLRPLEAERWIASLIDWDGERGLAPDALAAFGEYVAAACIPDQEPPADGGEAPPLPPAVLHLRRTVAALARRALGRALS; encoded by the coding sequence TTGACCACGCACGCACCGCAGGCGACGCAGTCCGTGACGCTGCCGGCCTCGCTCGACGAGGCCGTGGCGGCGCTCGGCGCCATGCCCGCCGCAGTTCCCGTGGCGGGCGGAACGGACCTGATGGCAGCCGTCAACAAGGGGCTGTTGCGCCCCTCGGGACTGGTCGGCCTCGGCCGGATCAGCGAGTTGCGCGGCTGGCACTACCAGGACGGCCACGCCCTGCTCGGCGCCGGCCTCACCCACGCGCGCATGGGGCGGCCCGACTTCGCCGCCCTCATCCCCGCCCTGGCCGCCGCGGCCCGCGCCGCGGGCCCGCCCCAGATCCGCAACGCCGGGACGCTCGGCGGCAACATCGCCACCGCGGCCCCGACCGGCGACTCCCTGCCGGTGCTCGCCGCCCTGGAGGCCGAACTGGTCGTCGCGGGGCCGGGCGGCGCCCGCCGCGAGATCCCGGTCTCGCACCTGCTGGCCGGCCGCGCCATGCTCGAACCCGCCGAGCTGATCGGCTTCGTCCGGGTGCCGCTCCTGCACGCCCCGCAGGTCTTCCTGAAGGCCACCGGCCGCACCGGCCCCGGCCGCGCCACCGCGTCCGTCGCGATAGTCCTCGACCCGGCCCGGCGCGGGGTGCGCTGCGCGGTCGGCGCCATCGCGCCGATGCCGCTGCGACCGCTGGAGGCCGAGCGCTGGATCGCCTCGCTGATCGACTGGGACGGGGAACGGGGCCTGGCCCCCGACGCGCTGGCCGCCTTCGGCGAGTACGTCGCCGCGGCCTGCATCCCGGACCAGGAACCGCCCGCCGACGGGGGAGAGGCGCCGCCGCTGCCCCCGGCCGTACTGCACCTGCGGCGCACCGTCGCCGCGCTCGCCCGACGCGCGCTGGGGAGGGCACTGTCGTGA
- a CDS encoding beta-N-acetylhexosaminidase, which translates to MDMDLIPAPVRTADDGRCGFLFDPATTIAAAPGTEGTERWLRTTLGAAFGLPLAPGGEDAANTVRLGIDPALEPEGYRLTTGTGQSVEITGGSPAGVFWGAQTLRQLLGPEAFRRAPVNPDARPALPATDIQDHPRFGWRGMMLDVARHFLPKDDVLRYLDLLAAHKLNVFHFHLTDDQGWRIEIKRHPRLTEVGSWRSRTKHGHRASELWDETPHGGFYTQDDIREIVAYATERHIRVVPEIDIPGHSQAAIAAYPELGNADVVDTTALTVWDTWGINANVLAPTDNTLRFFEGVLEEVLDLFPAATSPFIHIGGDECRKEQWKDSPAAQARIEEFGLANEDELQSWIIRHFDTWLTARGRRLIGWDEILEGGLPAGAAVSSWRGYGGGVTAAEAGHDVVMCPEQHVYLDHRQDGGPDEPMPIGFVRTLEDVYRFEPVPPGLSEEAARHILGAQANVWTEVMQNRARVDYQVFPRLAAFAEVAWSPLPPSAERDYAGFERRMTAHYARLDALGVDYRPPGGPLPRQQRPGVLGRPLEGPPPNV; encoded by the coding sequence ATGGACATGGACCTGATCCCGGCACCCGTGCGCACCGCCGACGACGGGCGGTGCGGCTTCCTGTTCGACCCGGCCACCACCATCGCCGCGGCCCCCGGCACCGAGGGCACCGAACGGTGGCTGCGCACCACCCTCGGCGCCGCCTTCGGCCTGCCGCTCGCCCCCGGCGGCGAGGACGCCGCGAACACCGTCCGGCTGGGCATCGACCCGGCCCTGGAGCCCGAGGGCTACCGGCTGACCACCGGGACCGGGCAGAGCGTCGAGATCACCGGCGGCAGCCCCGCGGGCGTCTTCTGGGGCGCCCAGACCCTCCGCCAGCTCCTGGGACCGGAAGCCTTCCGCCGCGCGCCCGTCAACCCCGACGCACGGCCCGCCCTCCCCGCCACGGACATCCAGGACCACCCCCGCTTCGGCTGGCGCGGCATGATGCTCGACGTGGCACGGCACTTCCTGCCCAAGGACGACGTGCTGCGCTACCTCGACCTCCTCGCCGCGCACAAACTGAACGTCTTCCACTTCCACCTGACCGACGACCAGGGCTGGCGGATCGAGATCAAGCGCCACCCCCGGCTCACCGAGGTCGGCTCCTGGCGGTCCCGCACCAAGCACGGCCACCGGGCGTCGGAACTGTGGGACGAGACCCCGCACGGCGGCTTCTACACGCAGGACGACATCCGGGAGATCGTCGCCTACGCCACCGAACGGCACATCCGGGTCGTCCCCGAGATCGACATCCCCGGCCACTCCCAGGCCGCCATCGCCGCCTACCCCGAACTGGGCAACGCCGACGTCGTCGACACCACCGCCCTGACCGTCTGGGACACCTGGGGCATCAACGCCAACGTGCTCGCCCCCACCGACAACACCCTGCGCTTCTTCGAAGGCGTTCTCGAAGAGGTGCTCGACCTCTTCCCCGCCGCCACCTCGCCGTTCATCCACATCGGTGGCGACGAGTGCCGCAAGGAGCAGTGGAAGGACTCCCCGGCCGCCCAGGCCCGGATCGAGGAGTTCGGCCTGGCCAACGAGGACGAGCTCCAGTCCTGGATCATCCGGCACTTCGACACCTGGCTCACCGCGCGCGGACGCCGCCTCATCGGCTGGGACGAGATCCTGGAGGGCGGCCTCCCCGCGGGCGCGGCCGTCTCGTCCTGGCGGGGCTACGGCGGCGGCGTCACGGCCGCCGAGGCCGGCCACGACGTCGTGATGTGCCCGGAGCAGCACGTCTACCTGGACCACCGCCAGGACGGCGGCCCCGACGAGCCGATGCCCATCGGCTTCGTCCGCACCCTGGAGGACGTCTACCGCTTCGAGCCCGTGCCGCCGGGCCTCTCCGAGGAGGCGGCCCGTCACATCCTCGGCGCCCAGGCCAACGTGTGGACCGAGGTGATGCAGAACCGGGCCCGCGTCGACTACCAGGTCTTCCCGCGCCTCGCGGCGTTCGCGGAGGTCGCCTGGTCGCCGCTGCCGCCCTCCGCCGAGCGGGACTACGCCGGCTTCGAACGCCGGATGACCGCCCACTACGCACGACTCGACGCCCTGGGCGTCGACTACCGGCCGCCGGGCGGCCCGCTGCCCCGCCAGCAGCGCCCCGGCGTCCTGGGACGCCCGCTGGAGGGACCGCCCCCGAACGTGTGA
- a CDS encoding carbohydrate ABC transporter permease, with protein sequence MLRIRRPGRLAAEAAALLIAAAVAFPLYWMVLSAFKPAGEIQSTEARPWTLSPSLDSFRRVFEQNDFGRYFLNSLIVAGTVVLVSALVAFLAATAVTRFRFRFRTTLLIMFLIAQMVPVEALAIPLFFLMRDFGQLNTLGSLILPHLALSLPFAIWMLRGFVKAVPEALEEAAYIDGASRTRFLWQILFPLVFPGLVATSVFSFISTWNDFLFAKSFIISDTSQSTLPMALLVFFKPDENDWGGIMAASTVMTVPVLVFFVLVQRRLVSGLGGAVKD encoded by the coding sequence ATGCTGCGCATCCGCAGGCCCGGGCGGCTGGCCGCCGAGGCGGCGGCCCTGCTGATCGCCGCCGCGGTCGCCTTCCCGCTCTACTGGATGGTGCTCTCCGCCTTCAAACCGGCAGGCGAGATCCAGTCCACCGAAGCCCGCCCCTGGACGCTGTCGCCGTCCCTGGACTCGTTCCGCCGGGTCTTCGAACAGAACGACTTCGGCCGCTACTTCCTCAACAGCCTGATCGTCGCCGGCACCGTCGTCCTGGTCTCCGCGCTGGTCGCCTTCCTGGCGGCGACGGCCGTGACCCGGTTCAGGTTCCGCTTCCGCACCACGCTGCTGATCATGTTCCTGATCGCACAGATGGTGCCGGTCGAGGCCCTGGCCATCCCGCTGTTCTTCCTGATGCGGGACTTCGGCCAGCTGAACACCCTCGGCTCGCTGATCCTGCCGCACCTCGCCCTCTCGCTGCCGTTCGCGATCTGGATGCTGCGCGGCTTCGTCAAGGCGGTGCCCGAGGCGCTGGAGGAGGCCGCGTACATCGACGGCGCGAGCCGTACCCGCTTCCTGTGGCAGATCCTCTTCCCGCTGGTCTTCCCCGGCCTCGTGGCCACCAGCGTCTTCTCGTTCATCTCCACCTGGAACGACTTCCTGTTCGCGAAGTCGTTCATCATCAGCGACACCTCCCAGTCGACGCTCCCGATGGCGCTGCTGGTCTTCTTCAAACCCGATGAGAACGACTGGGGAGGGATCATGGCCGCCTCGACGGTGATGACCGTTCCCGTGCTGGTCTTCTTCGTACTCGTACAGCGCCGCCTGGTCTCGGGGCTCGGCGGAGCGGTAAAGGACTGA
- a CDS encoding sugar ABC transporter permease: MTANTTTYKAPGTSGAGGTSPRPPRRRRPAPSVRGSGWTPWLYLLPALVLLGGLLVYPIYQLGLISFLEYTQAQVSGGEPTTFRGFGNYTTLFGDSQFWQVLLATVVFAAACVLTTLLAGCALAVLLTRVRAVPRLALMLAALGAWATPAITGSTVWVFLFDPDFGPVNRVLGLGDFSWTYGRYSAFALVLLEVLWCSFPFVMVTVYAGIRAIPGEVLEAAALDGASQWRIWRSVMAPMLRPILVVVTIQSIIWDFKVFTQIYVMTNGGGIAGQNLVLNVYAYQKAFASSQYSLGSAIGVVMLLILLVVTLVHLRLVRRQGEEL; this comes from the coding sequence ATGACCGCGAACACCACGACGTACAAGGCACCCGGCACGTCCGGGGCGGGCGGCACCTCCCCCCGCCCGCCCCGGCGGCGCCGCCCCGCCCCGTCCGTGCGCGGCTCCGGGTGGACCCCCTGGCTCTACCTCCTGCCCGCGCTCGTCCTCCTCGGCGGACTGCTCGTCTACCCGATCTACCAGCTCGGCCTGATCTCCTTCCTGGAGTACACCCAGGCCCAGGTCAGCGGCGGCGAACCGACCACCTTCCGGGGATTCGGGAACTACACCACCCTCTTCGGCGACAGCCAGTTCTGGCAGGTGCTCCTGGCGACCGTGGTCTTCGCCGCCGCCTGCGTCCTCACCACCCTGCTGGCCGGCTGCGCGCTCGCCGTCCTGCTGACCCGGGTCCGGGCCGTACCGCGGCTCGCCCTGATGCTGGCCGCGCTCGGCGCCTGGGCAACCCCCGCGATCACCGGTTCCACCGTCTGGGTGTTCCTCTTCGACCCCGACTTCGGGCCGGTCAACCGGGTCCTGGGGCTCGGCGACTTCTCCTGGACGTACGGGCGCTACAGCGCCTTCGCCCTGGTGCTCCTGGAAGTCCTGTGGTGCTCGTTCCCGTTCGTGATGGTGACCGTGTACGCGGGCATCCGGGCGATCCCCGGCGAGGTGCTGGAGGCGGCGGCCCTGGACGGCGCCTCGCAGTGGCGGATCTGGCGGTCGGTCATGGCCCCGATGCTGCGACCGATCCTCGTCGTCGTCACGATCCAGTCGATCATCTGGGACTTCAAGGTCTTCACCCAGATCTACGTCATGACCAACGGCGGCGGCATCGCGGGACAGAACCTGGTGCTCAACGTCTACGCGTACCAGAAGGCGTTCGCGTCCTCGCAGTACAGCCTCGGCTCGGCGATCGGCGTCGTGATGCTGCTGATCCTGCTGGTCGTCACCCTCGTCCATCTGCGCCTGGTGCGGCGCCAGGGGGAGGAACTGTGA
- a CDS encoding extracellular solute-binding protein, with protein sequence MKLSARIAAPVATLVLAGLTATACAPQTSDTAAEGDEKTGTLRVWLFQEVGNKPKEQVVDAAVAEFEKSHEGAEVEVEYIPVDTRAQRIKAAFNDPRSAPDLIEYGNTDTAGYVKDGGLADVSAEFAAWDEAKDTDPTARQSVTVDGKVYGAPLFVGVRALYYRTDVFDELGIEAPKSQAELISTAKKIHKKKPDLYGLAVGGAYTYGAMPFIWAHGGELADEKGGTYTSAINSEKARKGIEAYTSLFGDDNCPAAKCASMGGNATVTAFASGKAAMAIGGDFSHAAVEAGAVKGKYAVVPLPGVAKDSVAPAFAGGNNIGVLKSSSHRTLAVDLMKSLTGKRTQAKMFDAMGFLPTYTDVRAAAAKKEPFVEPFVETLGAGAEFVPASPGWGQIDASLVLPTMFQEIVSGRKDVAKAADDAAKKMDAAFADAG encoded by the coding sequence ATGAAGCTTTCTGCCCGAATTGCCGCTCCGGTGGCGACGCTCGTGCTGGCGGGTCTCACCGCCACCGCCTGCGCGCCGCAGACCTCCGACACCGCGGCCGAGGGGGACGAGAAAACCGGCACCCTGCGGGTCTGGCTGTTCCAGGAGGTCGGCAACAAGCCCAAGGAACAGGTCGTCGACGCGGCGGTCGCCGAATTCGAGAAGTCCCACGAGGGCGCGGAGGTGGAGGTCGAGTACATCCCGGTCGACACCCGCGCGCAGCGCATCAAGGCGGCGTTCAACGACCCCAGGAGCGCCCCGGACCTCATCGAGTACGGGAACACCGACACCGCCGGATACGTCAAGGACGGCGGACTCGCCGACGTGAGCGCCGAGTTCGCCGCCTGGGACGAGGCGAAGGACACCGACCCGACCGCCCGGCAGTCCGTGACGGTCGACGGCAAGGTCTACGGGGCACCGCTCTTCGTCGGCGTACGCGCGCTGTACTACCGCACCGACGTCTTCGACGAGCTGGGCATCGAGGCCCCCAAGTCGCAGGCCGAGCTGATCTCCACCGCGAAGAAGATCCACAAGAAGAAGCCGGACCTGTACGGACTGGCGGTCGGCGGCGCGTACACCTACGGCGCGATGCCGTTCATCTGGGCCCACGGCGGCGAACTCGCCGACGAGAAGGGCGGCACGTACACCTCCGCCATCAACAGCGAAAAGGCCCGCAAGGGCATCGAGGCGTACACCTCGCTCTTCGGCGACGACAACTGCCCGGCCGCCAAGTGCGCCTCCATGGGCGGCAACGCGACCGTCACCGCCTTCGCCTCCGGAAAGGCCGCCATGGCGATCGGCGGCGACTTCAGCCACGCGGCCGTCGAGGCGGGCGCGGTGAAGGGCAAGTACGCGGTCGTCCCGCTGCCCGGCGTGGCGAAGGACTCCGTGGCCCCGGCGTTCGCGGGCGGGAACAACATCGGCGTGCTGAAGAGCAGTTCGCACCGCACCCTGGCCGTGGACCTGATGAAGTCCCTGACCGGCAAGCGGACCCAGGCGAAGATGTTCGACGCGATGGGCTTCCTGCCGACGTACACGGACGTGCGGGCCGCCGCCGCGAAGAAGGAGCCGTTCGTCGAGCCGTTCGTCGAAACGCTCGGCGCGGGCGCCGAATTCGTCCCGGCCTCGCCGGGCTGGGGGCAGATCGACGCCTCGCTGGTCCTGCCGACGATGTTCCAGGAGATCGTCAGCGGTCGTAAGGACGTGGCGAAGGCCGCGGACGACGCGGCGAAGAAGATGGACGCCGCGTTCGCCGACGCGGGCTGA
- a CDS encoding DUF3039 domain-containing protein, giving the protein MSTLEPERGAGTGTLVEPTPQVSNGDGDHERFAHYVQKDKIMASALEGTPVVALCGKVWVPGRDPKKYPVCPMCKEIYESMGAGGDKDKGGKDKK; this is encoded by the coding sequence ATGAGCACTCTTGAGCCCGAGCGCGGGGCAGGAACCGGCACCCTCGTGGAGCCGACGCCACAGGTGTCGAACGGCGACGGCGACCACGAGCGCTTCGCCCATTACGTCCAGAAGGACAAGATCATGGCGAGTGCCCTGGAGGGCACCCCCGTGGTCGCACTGTGCGGCAAGGTCTGGGTACCGGGCCGCGACCCCAAGAAGTACCCGGTCTGCCCCATGTGCAAGGAGATCTACGAGTCCATGGGCGCCGGCGGCGACAAGGACAAGGGCGGCAAGGACAAGAAGTAG
- a CDS encoding YqgE/AlgH family protein, producing the protein MTEVSSLTGRLLVATPALADPNFDRAVVLLLDHDEEGSLGVVLNRPTPVGVRDILMPWAGLAGEPDVVFQGGPVSLDSALGVAVIPGDEGPLGWRRVYGAIGLVDLEAPPELLAAALGSLRIFAGYAGWGPGQLETELAEGAWYVVESEPGDVSSPRPEHLWRAVLRRQRSELAMIATYPDDPSLN; encoded by the coding sequence ATGACCGAGGTGTCCTCGCTCACAGGGCGACTGCTCGTGGCCACACCCGCGCTCGCGGACCCGAATTTCGACCGTGCGGTGGTGCTGCTCCTCGACCACGACGAGGAGGGCTCGCTCGGCGTGGTCCTGAACCGCCCGACCCCGGTCGGCGTCCGCGACATCCTCATGCCCTGGGCCGGTCTGGCCGGTGAGCCGGACGTCGTCTTCCAGGGCGGCCCGGTCTCCCTCGACTCGGCGCTCGGGGTGGCCGTCATCCCCGGCGACGAGGGCCCGCTCGGCTGGCGCCGGGTGTACGGGGCGATCGGACTGGTGGACCTGGAGGCGCCCCCGGAACTGCTGGCCGCCGCGCTCGGTTCGCTGCGGATCTTCGCCGGGTACGCCGGCTGGGGCCCCGGGCAGCTGGAGACGGAACTGGCCGAGGGCGCCTGGTACGTGGTCGAGTCCGAGCCCGGTGACGTCTCGTCCCCGCGGCCCGAACACCTCTGGCGCGCGGTCCTGCGCCGCCAGCGCAGCGAACTGGCGATGATCGCCACGTACCCCGACGACCCCTCGCTCAACTGA